Part of the Sphingomonas sp. IW22 genome is shown below.
GACGCGGGTGGGCTTGAACCAGGATCTGTTTGCGAGCGGCGAGGATCTGGCGGGGATCATGGATGCGCTACGCTGGAAGAGTCCCCGGATGCCGCTCGCCTATAATCGCAATCTGGCGGCAGAGCAGGGTGCCGCCGGCCGCTTGATCGCGAAAATCGGGTGATTAGATCTTGAGCTGCGCACAATTAGGTATTTGTGACGGTGTTTGAAAATTCCGAGTGCGCCAGATCACGCGGATTAGCGTTCCAGCGAATGTCCTACGGAATCGGAAAAGAAAACCCGCCCGTCTTTTGACGGGCGGGCAAGGAAAGGTGTCTACGTCTCACCGAGACTCCTTCGGGTCGCTGGCTGATGCTATGCCTTCGTGTTTCGGATTCAAGGCTAAACTAGCGGGGCTGAGCAGTTTCTCAGGCTGTGTACATCGCCGCGACCGACGACCTGGAAATATGCGCTAGCCTTGCGTTTATGCGCAATCATGATCGATGTATTATATATACATGATTGGAGCGCGAGTCGTGGACGGTGTCTCGAAAATCAGAGAAGAAGAGCTGACTCCTTTGGTGGAGGAATTTTACGCGCGGGTCCGCGCCGATCCCGCGCTTGGGCCGATTTTCAACGATGCGATCGATGACTGGCCGGAGCATCTTGGGAAGCTGACTGCGTTCTGGTCCTCCGTCATGCTCACCAGTGGCCGATACAAGGGGCAACCGGTGCCGGCCCATTTGAAGCATAAGGCCAGGATAACGCCCGCGCTGTTCGAGCGCTGGCTCGCACTCTGGGTTCAAACGACCAATGACAGGATGACGCCCGAAGCGGCAGCGGCGCTACAAGCGAAGGCGCGGCGCATCGCCGAGAGCCTGCAACTGGCGATGTTCTTCCAACTGGAGGAACGGAGTGCTGCATCGGTCGCCAACGCGGAACGTAAGGATGCCATCGAGCGACCAGGGCAAACCCATGGCTGAAATCTTGCCTTACCGTTCCACGCCGGTGTTCAACCAGGACACTCTGCCGGCTGCCTTGCGCGCGCGACATGACACGAAGGCTGGTGTTTGGGGCGTGATCCGGGTTTTGGAGGGCGAACTCCGGCTAACCTACCTCGAGCCACCTTCGGAGATCGTCCTGACGCCTGACCAGCCTGGCTTGATTCTCCCTCAGCAACCGCATTTCGTAACGCCGACAGGGCCGATGAAGATGCAGGTGGATTTTTACGATCACATTCCCAAGCTCTGACATTCCGGGATTTTCAACGCATTCAAAAAGGAGAAGTTGATGACGCAGCCCCTCAGCGATCAGACCATTGCGCTCGTCAAGGCGACCGTCCCCGCGCTCGAAGCGCATGGCCTCGACATCGTGAACGAGATGTATTCCCGGATGTTCCAGAACCCGAACATTCGCGACCTTTTCAACCAATCGCACCATGGTGATGCCGGTTCGCAGCCGCGGGCGCTGACCGGCGCCATTCTCGCCTATGCGAGCAACATCGAAAATCTCGGTGCGCTTGCCCCGGCGGTCGAGCGGATCGCGCAGAAGCATGTCGGCCTGCAAATTCTGCCCGAACATTATCCGCACGTTGCCGAGGCGCTCCTGGGGGCGATCAAGGCGGTGCTGGGGGATGCGGCCACCGATGAGATTCTCGCTGCCTGGGGCGAAGCCTACTGGTTCCTGGCCAACATCCTGATCGCCCGCGAGCAGCGAGTCTACTCAGAACAGAAGGATGCGACCGGCGGATGGAATGGCTGGCGCGATTTTCGCGTCGAGGACGTCGTGCGTGAGAGCAGCGTCATCAATTCCTTCGTTCTGCGCCCCGTTGATGGCGGGGCCGTCATGCGGCACAAGCCCGGGCAATATCTGACCTTCTGGCTTGAAATTCCGGGACATCCGCCAGTCAAGCGCAACTATTCGATTTCAGCAGCCCCCAACGGCGAAACCTATCGCATTTCGGTCAAGCGTGAGCCGCTTGGTCTTGCGTCAGGCTGGCTTCATGATGAAGCCAAGCCGGGCACGGTGCTCAAAGTTGCCGCGCCTGCAGGCGAATTCTTCCTGGCAGCGCATGTCGAACGCCCGGTGATCCTCCTGTCGGGCGGCGTGGGGCTGACCCCGATGGTGGCCATGCTCGAAACGCTTGCTGAGGGCGAGGCGGGAGTCCCCGTGCACTATGTCCACGGAACTCATGACCGCGATACCCACGCAATGCGTGATCATGTTCGCGCTGTCGCTGGGCGGGGCAAGTCAATCACCGTCACCGATTTTCATCAGACCCCGCTCGAAGATGAAGTCGCAGGACGGGATTATGACGTCGCCGGCATCATTACCGACGAATGGCTGGTCGCCAACACGCCTGTAGGTGAGGCCGATTACTATATCTGCGGACCACGCCCGTTTCTGCGGCACGCCGTCTCGACCTTGTCGCTGGCTGGCGTCCCATCCGACCGCATTCATTACGAATTCTTCGGTCCGGCGGACGAATTGCTCGCCGCCTGACTGAGCGCGGAGAAGGGCGACATCGCCCTTCTCCGCGTCTACTCAAACCGCCATGTCGGGGGCGTCACATAAAACGGGCACAGATATACGCTCTCATGACTGCCATCCGAGACGCTGGCCGAGTTTACTCCTTCGCTGGCCTCGAGACCAGCGGTCGCATTGACCTTGGCGGGTGTGCCGCGGGCGCCTGATCGACGACGATTGATCATGCTCTCATCCGCGGGTTGATTACCGCACTACCCGTATCCGTCGCTGGGCCTATCCTCCGTATAAGTTCGGGCGTCGGACGAACCTGCCCCACCGTACACCGTGGATTGCCCATCACAGTCGGGTGCCCGCGGCACGTCGGCCAAGGCTATGCAGTTGGTGCGCTGGCGCCTCCTCTCGTTAATGTCGTGGGTGGATCAGCCGGCTATCGCCGGCGACACCCGACGGGCGATGTCCCAGGCATAGCCGAACAGTTCACGCGCGATCGCGGTGGTCACCTTGGGCTGAGGCTTGCCCGTGGCCGCCAGGCGACGGTAGCGCTGGCAATGGTTCCGTTCAGCGAGCCCGAGCTGATCGCCCAGGAGATCATGCGTCTCGTCGATCGATCCCGCGCCGAAGCAAGGACAAGCCTATGACGGATATCCAGCGGCTCCCGCTTCTTCGTCTCTGCGGTATCGCGGGCGTGATCGGCGCGATCCTCTGGACGCTCGGCGACGCGCTGATCATCGGGGCTAGGGCAAGTCCCGACGACTATCCGCTGATCCTGAAGACCTATGCCGATCGCATCCAGTTCGACGGTGTCGCGCTGATGCTTCCATCCTCCGAGGCGCGGCTCGCCGCGGGCGCGCTGGTGGCCGATGCCGGCATCGTCTTCTATCTCGCGGGCTGCTGGCATCTGCTCGAAGGGCTGCGTCCGGCGATGGGCTGGTGGCGCTGGCTGACCTTCGTCCTGCTGGTCGCCGGCAACGCCTGGTCTCCGCTCGGCCATGCGGGCTTCTACTATGTCGGCATGGCCTACAAGACGATCCTCGAAACGCCGGCCGCGGCCCATGGCGCGCTGCTCGATCTCGGCCAGCACTTCTACCATGTCCTGCTCATCGCCTGGTTGATGCCGATCGTGACGCTGGGCCTGGCGCTGCTGCTCCTCGGGATCGTCATCGCGCTGGGCCGCACCGCCTGGCCACGCTGGTTCGCAGCGCTGGCCAATCCCGTCTCGCTGGTCGCGATCGGCATGCTGATCGCGCGCATCCTGCCCGAGCCGGCGCACACCTGGCTTGACGGCGCCGCGTTCAACCTCGGCTGGCTCGTTGTCTATGCCGTCTCGACGGCGCTGCTCTGGAATGGTGGCCGTTCGCCGGTCGCATCACGGGACGAAGCAGCATGACCGAAGCTGCGACAGCGACAGGCGACGAACAAGTGGGGGAGGAAGCATCAGGCGCTTTCAGCATGAAGCCACTGATGTTCGAGACCTTCGTCTGCTCGATGGCGATGATGTCGTTCGTGGCGCTCGCGGGCCCCATCGCGCGCGTGCTTGGCCTCGAGCCATGGCAGGTCGGCGGGGCGATGACCGCGTCGGGCATCGCCTGGATGATCATGGCGCGGTTCTGGGGCGGCCTTAGCGATCGGCGCGGCGCTCGTCGCTTGACGGCTTGATTGGATCGGGGGCGCCGCGATCAAGCGTTACCGCTCGGTTAGAGAATGGGATGACCAAATTATCGCTGCAACTTTGCCATCGCTTCCACTTCGATGGTTGTAAGCTCGTCGATTGTCAGGTCGAGCGCAGAGCGCTGCGTCTTCAAGTCGACCAACCTTTCCCGGATGCGGGCAATCAATCGCTCCATTTGCTCCTTATGCTCGGGATCGGCATCGTAGAGATCGAGAAACTCCTTGATTTCCTTGATGGAGAAGCCAAGGCGTTTGCCGCGCAAAATCAGCTGTATGCGTCCGATCTCACGCCTGGAATATGCCCGGGTACTGCCTACCCGTTGAGGGGCGATAAGCCCCTCCTTTTCGTAGAAGCGTAGCGTGCGAAGTGTCAGTCCGAGTTCCTGAGCGACATCCTGGATGCCGTACACTTGTAAATCCGCATCCTTTGCGCGGGTTCTCCCCTTGTGCGTGGGGTTGTCGCGATCCGCGTCCTTAAGCGTTTCATCGTCCTCGGCGAGGTGGAGCGAGTTCCCCATGCCATCCACTCCCTGTCCTCCAATCACGGCTACCCTACCACTCAAGCGCATAAGCCTCGTAGCTTGACAGGGGATAGAGGCTCAGGCGAGCTTTTTGTTCTCCTCCTCGATCAAATCCTTCTTCGAAAGTTTGCCGATCAACGTCTTGGGCAGGCTGTCCCGGAATGCGAAGGCCTTGGGCATCTCGATCTTGCTGAGGCGATCCTGCAAAAAGACCTTGAGTTCATCGACGGTCAGGTTCGATCCCTCGTGCAGCGCGATGAACAACTTGGGAGATTGACCTCTGTAGGCGTCAGGAATCGCGATTGCGATCGCCTCCTTTACCGCCGGGTGCTGATAGGCCGCATCCTCGATGATCCGGGGATATACATTATATCCGCCACAGAAGATGATGTCCTTGATGCGGTCGACGAGGAAGAGATAGCCATCCTCATCAAAATAGCCGATATCGCCGGTTCGTAGCGCGCCATCGACGAAGACAGCACTGGTTTCTGCAGGGCGCTGCCAATAGCCCTTCATCACCTGAGGGCCGCGGGCGCACACTTCTCCGCGTTCTCCCTGGGGAAGAACCCGCGAGGGATTCTCCGGATCTCGGATCTCGATGATGGTGCCGGGGAAACTTGGGCCGCAGCTATTGTCCTTCACCGTCCCAAACAACGGGTTGCAGGCGATGATCGGGGCGGTTTCGGAGAGCCCATATCCTTCCACGACCCTGGCACGCGTGCGTGCCTCGAACTCCTCGCGTACCTCGAGCGGGAGCGGTGCGCCGCCGGATATACAGGCGCGCACGGCCGAGAGATCGGGTATCTCGTCGTCCGGAAGCGCGTTCAGGGCAACATAGATCGTAGGCACGCCGAAGAACTGTGTCGGCGGCTTGCGCTTCATCGTGTTGAGAACCTGCTTCATCTCAAACCGTGGCAGCAGGACGATTTCGGCGCCGATTTCGACTGAGAAGTTGAGCACCGTCGTGAGTGCGAAGACGTGAAACATGGGCAGGACGCCGAGAGTTCTCTCCTGCTGCGGGCGAAGTCCTCCCACATGCACCACCATCTGGGCGCTGTTCGCCGTGAGGTTGGCGTGGGTCAGCATTGCGCCCTTGGGCACGCCGGTTGTGCCTCCGGTATATTGAAGGACCGCGACATCATCAGGGTGACGTTCTACCGCGTCAGGTTCGGCATCATGGGCGAGAAGCGCCTTGAGCCGGACATGAAGGCCTTCGTCGAGTATCCGCGCGTGGTCTTTTCGCTTGAATAGCGCAAAGCCCAGGCCTTGCAGCCAGGGCAGCATATCCCTCATGCCGCACAACACGATCTTGTCCAGCCCGGCACGTGGCGCGACGGCTTGCACTTTCTCGTGGATTATCCGGACGTCCGGTACCGCCATCATGCGCGTTCCCGAGTCCCGGATCTGATGCTCCAGTTCGCGCTCCGTGTAGAGCGGGTTGAAGTTGACCACGATCGCACCCACGCGCAGCGCCGCGAAGTACAATATCGCGAAATAGGGGCAGTTCGGCAGGCACAGGCCGAATCGATCGCCCTTGCGCAGCCCCTGATCCTGCAATCCACGTGCTGCACGGCGAACGAGTTGCCCCACCTGCGCATAAGTCCAGGTTCGCCCGAGAAAGTCGATGGCGACGCGTTCGGGATAAAGGTTCAACGCATTGTCGAGGAGGTCGGTCAGGAGCCGTGGCGGAATTGCCGGTTCCGGTATCGACGGGAAGGCGCTGATGGCGGGCTGGGGCATGGCGATCTCCAGCATCAGAAGTGGAAACGTCCGCCGAGCGACAGCACGACGGCGTGCGCGTCCTCGAGCTTGCCGTCCATCAGGATCGGCGTCTGCACGGCCGTGCCGGCATAGGCCGCTGTCGTGCGATCAATAGTCGTATCCTTGAACGTAATATACGCTGCGCCCGCATCGAGCGTGAACCGGGAAGACACGGCATAGCTTGTGCCGGCAGCGAAATTCCAACGGTTGCTGTCAGGCACTCGAGCGTCCCGATTGCCGTTGCGCGTCGGGGTCTGGGCATGTTGAACGCCGGCACGAACGGTCCAGGCTGGTGTGACCGCGTAATCGATGCCGCCTGCGAAGCTCCAAGTGTCCCGGTAATTTTCCGGGATTGAAACGTTGAGCGGCGCGCCGAGCCGGATAGCGTCGAATTTCGACCAACCCATGCGGGTCACCTGACCGTTGAGGGTGACCTTGGGCGACACCGCCACGCGCGCTCCGAAGATCGCCTGCCAGGGGGTCTCGAACGTAGCGTTTGCATTCACTACGCTGTTTTGCCCGGCGAGCGGACCAAGAAGACCGGTCGTCGTCACCGAACCGTCGAGATTATGCTTCACGCTCGACTTGTAGCTGGCGCCCAGTTGCATGGGGCCGGCGCGATATTGCAGCCCGGCCGACCAGCCAAGATCCCAACCATTGCCTTTCAGCTCCTGGTGGCCGTCGGCGAGAAGAGGCGATAGGTTCGGCAGATAGTTGGACAATGATGCGTCGGCATATTCGATATTAAGCGCGGCGCCGATGCTGAGATTTGGCGTAACGAGGTAGGCGATCGATGGCTGGATGTCGTATGTTCGCAGCTTGGTCTTGTCGGCGCTATACCGTGCCCAGCTGTCGGCATCATAATTGGTTGTGAAGCTATAAGGGGAGGCGACGGTCAGCCCCAAAGCGAGCCGTGATGTCAGGCCGACGGCTATCGCGCCGGAGGGTAGTACGCCATTATTGATCGGATCACGAGAGCGTTGGCTCCCGCCTACAGCCGCAGCCGACTGCCCGGGACGGACAATGAGCGTGTTGACATTGTCAACCGACCCTTTGGGAAGGATTACGCTTACGGCCTGGTGGGCATCGACTCCTTCCATGCCTGCGATCGCAGCCGGATTCCACCAGAGGGACTGTACGCCCTGGTCGGCGACCTCGCCCGAAAAGGCTCGTCCGGCACCTCTGGACGATTGTTCCTGAAGGTAAAAGGCCTGCGCGCTCGCGGCTTGCGGCGCGAGCAATCCAGCCGCCACGGCCGATGTTGCGATCCCAACTTTCCAATTTTTGCCTGCCACGCCCATCTCCCCTTTCGTGATTGTCAAATTCCTCGTGCTTATCGGAGGCGCGTCCATGTCTGCGTCTTGCACAGGGGCCAGACGATGCAGCCCTTGAGGCGCAAATGATCCCGATCGGCTAACGTGACCGTCGCGCTGTATGTACCGCCATCCTCAGCGTTGTAGATGGAACCACCCGACCAACTGCCCGACTTCCACGTAAAACCCTGCAGAATCTGCAATCCACGAAGCGGACGACCGCGCAACGCAGCGGTCTTGTTCTTTTCGTCACGTAGTTCGGGGTTGGCTTTGATCCCGTCGGAACTGATCAAGGCACCGCAGATCGATTGCCCGCAGCGGGTGATTTCCACGACGCCATGACGGCTCTCGGTTTGCCAGCGACCGACAACGGTGTCGGCGGGCAATGCAGTGCTCGAAGCCAGTAGTGTCAGAATGATCGACATTGTTCCTCTCCGCGCGCCTTCAGGCGACCGTCTGTTTCACGTCTGGAGCCAATATGCGGCAAATCAGCGTCCCATAACCATCTCGATGACGTATAGGTAAGTCAATAGCTCAATGCGTCATCAAAATGCCTATTAGGTTGTGTGCGAATTGGAGGGGTCAGGCGCTGCTGGCCCCGTCGTCAGGGTTCGGGCGTGTTCGTGTGTGACGCCGTCAAGCTATTGATCTGTGCGTGCCTTCAAGCAAGGAAAGATTGCGATAATTGCCCAGTTCCTGAATGCGCTGGATGGAACGCGACACTTCGCCGTCAGCCGCCCCGTTCGCGGCAACGACCAGGCGCCCGTAGCCGCCGGCGTGAATGCGAAAGTCGCTCCAGATCCGGACGCTATCCCCGATGATGCAGGAGACGAGATGGCCCGGATGGAAGTCGGCCCGATCGACAACCGGCTCGGCGTAGCTATCGTTCGCCACAACGACGATGTGGGTTGCGCGGATGACCAGGCCCGGCAGCGTTTCCATCCACTGCAAGGTATCACTGAAGGGGCCGACGTCGGGAGCAGACCAGAACTGCGCGTCCGCGCTGACCGAGGTTGACGTTAGCGTCGTGGTGACCGCTTCACTGTGCCTTTCCCAGGCCAGCCGCCCGTTGGCGGACCACTCCGTTTCCAGGTGGCGCAGGTTGCGATCGAGTCCAGAGGCACATCGCTGCTCCAGGATCAGCCATTCCTTCTCCCGGTCATTCTCATCGACCAGGCGAACCGTCTGAAATGCCATGGCGGGCAATTCGAGTGCAGGAAAACGGCGCAGATGCATTTCGCCGACGATCTGACGCCGGAGGGGATGCTCAGAAAATCGCATGTGTGCGCCTTCGAAAACAGGTGCAGTGGCGCTTGGGGAGAGGCGCAGCCGTCGATAAGACGGGCGCGAGCATCATCGCCGGGATGAGAGTGCGCGGTTTTTCACTGGCGAGCATCCGTACGTTCCTCGGCCAAGACCTCCGATATCAAGCCTCCCGGGAACCGGTGCATGACGATTCCCTCGACGGCGTGAGAAGAGTGCCAAAGATTTTAGTTGACGTAAACGTCATTTCACGCACCATTAGGTAATCAGATGTGCGATTCCCTGGAGAGGCTATCATCGATGCGTAATGTGGTTGTTGCGGGCTATGCCCGGTCCCCCTTTCACCTGGCAGGCAAGGGCGCGCTGGCGCGCGTCCGCCCTGACGATCTGGCCGCTCAGGTCATTCGCGGACTGATTCAGCAGACCGGCGTGAAGGCCGAAGATATCGAGGATATCGTGCTGGGCTGCGCTTTTCCTGAAGGCGAGCAGGGCTTCAACATCGCGCGCCTTATCGGTCTTCTCGCCGACCTGCCGCTCTCTGTCGGCGGCATGACCGTTAATCGCTTCTGCGGATCGTCGATGAGCTCGGTCCACATCGCTGCGGGCCAGATTCAGCTTGGCGCCGGCGAGGCCTTCATCTGCGCGGGCGTGGAGTCGATGAGCCGCGTGCCGATGATGGGGTTCAATCCGCTGCCGAACCCCGAGCTCGCGAAGAAGAGCGCCGCCTATATGGGCATGGGCGACACGGCGGAGAATGTCGCGACCAAATATCAGATCACCCGTGCCCAGCAGGAAGCCTTTGCGGTCGCCAGTCAGGACAAGGCGGCCGCGGCAA
Proteins encoded:
- a CDS encoding group III truncated hemoglobin; protein product: MYYIYMIGARVVDGVSKIREEELTPLVEEFYARVRADPALGPIFNDAIDDWPEHLGKLTAFWSSVMLTSGRYKGQPVPAHLKHKARITPALFERWLALWVQTTNDRMTPEAAAALQAKARRIAESLQLAMFFQLEERSAASVANAERKDAIERPGQTHG
- a CDS encoding DUF1971 domain-containing protein, which codes for MAEILPYRSTPVFNQDTLPAALRARHDTKAGVWGVIRVLEGELRLTYLEPPSEIVLTPDQPGLILPQQPHFVTPTGPMKMQVDFYDHIPKL
- the hmpA gene encoding NO-inducible flavohemoprotein; the encoded protein is MTQPLSDQTIALVKATVPALEAHGLDIVNEMYSRMFQNPNIRDLFNQSHHGDAGSQPRALTGAILAYASNIENLGALAPAVERIAQKHVGLQILPEHYPHVAEALLGAIKAVLGDAATDEILAAWGEAYWFLANILIAREQRVYSEQKDATGGWNGWRDFRVEDVVRESSVINSFVLRPVDGGAVMRHKPGQYLTFWLEIPGHPPVKRNYSISAAPNGETYRISVKREPLGLASGWLHDEAKPGTVLKVAAPAGEFFLAAHVERPVILLSGGVGLTPMVAMLETLAEGEAGVPVHYVHGTHDRDTHAMRDHVRAVAGRGKSITVTDFHQTPLEDEVAGRDYDVAGIITDEWLVANTPVGEADYYICGPRPFLRHAVSTLSLAGVPSDRIHYEFFGPADELLAA
- a CDS encoding DUF6796 family protein; translated protein: MTDIQRLPLLRLCGIAGVIGAILWTLGDALIIGARASPDDYPLILKTYADRIQFDGVALMLPSSEARLAAGALVADAGIVFYLAGCWHLLEGLRPAMGWWRWLTFVLLVAGNAWSPLGHAGFYYVGMAYKTILETPAAAHGALLDLGQHFYHVLLIAWLMPIVTLGLALLLLGIVIALGRTAWPRWFAALANPVSLVAIGMLIARILPEPAHTWLDGAAFNLGWLVVYAVSTALLWNGGRSPVASRDEAA
- a CDS encoding MerR family DNA-binding transcriptional regulator — encoded protein: MGNSLHLAEDDETLKDADRDNPTHKGRTRAKDADLQVYGIQDVAQELGLTLRTLRFYEKEGLIAPQRVGSTRAYSRREIGRIQLILRGKRLGFSIKEIKEFLDLYDADPEHKEQMERLIARIRERLVDLKTQRSALDLTIDELTTIEVEAMAKLQR
- a CDS encoding long-chain fatty acid--CoA ligase, which encodes MLEIAMPQPAISAFPSIPEPAIPPRLLTDLLDNALNLYPERVAIDFLGRTWTYAQVGQLVRRAARGLQDQGLRKGDRFGLCLPNCPYFAILYFAALRVGAIVVNFNPLYTERELEHQIRDSGTRMMAVPDVRIIHEKVQAVAPRAGLDKIVLCGMRDMLPWLQGLGFALFKRKDHARILDEGLHVRLKALLAHDAEPDAVERHPDDVAVLQYTGGTTGVPKGAMLTHANLTANSAQMVVHVGGLRPQQERTLGVLPMFHVFALTTVLNFSVEIGAEIVLLPRFEMKQVLNTMKRKPPTQFFGVPTIYVALNALPDDEIPDLSAVRACISGGAPLPLEVREEFEARTRARVVEGYGLSETAPIIACNPLFGTVKDNSCGPSFPGTIIEIRDPENPSRVLPQGERGEVCARGPQVMKGYWQRPAETSAVFVDGALRTGDIGYFDEDGYLFLVDRIKDIIFCGGYNVYPRIIEDAAYQHPAVKEAIAIAIPDAYRGQSPKLFIALHEGSNLTVDELKVFLQDRLSKIEMPKAFAFRDSLPKTLIGKLSKKDLIEEENKKLA
- a CDS encoding OmpP1/FadL family transporter, whose protein sequence is MGVAGKNWKVGIATSAVAAGLLAPQAASAQAFYLQEQSSRGAGRAFSGEVADQGVQSLWWNPAAIAGMEGVDAHQAVSVILPKGSVDNVNTLIVRPGQSAAAVGGSQRSRDPINNGVLPSGAIAVGLTSRLALGLTVASPYSFTTNYDADSWARYSADKTKLRTYDIQPSIAYLVTPNLSIGAALNIEYADASLSNYLPNLSPLLADGHQELKGNGWDLGWSAGLQYRAGPMQLGASYKSSVKHNLDGSVTTTGLLGPLAGQNSVVNANATFETPWQAIFGARVAVSPKVTLNGQVTRMGWSKFDAIRLGAPLNVSIPENYRDTWSFAGGIDYAVTPAWTVRAGVQHAQTPTRNGNRDARVPDSNRWNFAAGTSYAVSSRFTLDAGAAYITFKDTTIDRTTAAYAGTAVQTPILMDGKLEDAHAVVLSLGGRFHF
- a CDS encoding DUF2147 domain-containing protein, with the translated sequence MSIILTLLASSTALPADTVVGRWQTESRHGVVEITRCGQSICGALISSDGIKANPELRDEKNKTAALRGRPLRGLQILQGFTWKSGSWSGGSIYNAEDGGTYSATVTLADRDHLRLKGCIVWPLCKTQTWTRLR
- a CDS encoding DUF3422 family protein, producing MRFSEHPLRRQIVGEMHLRRFPALELPAMAFQTVRLVDENDREKEWLILEQRCASGLDRNLRHLETEWSANGRLAWERHSEAVTTTLTSTSVSADAQFWSAPDVGPFSDTLQWMETLPGLVIRATHIVVVANDSYAEPVVDRADFHPGHLVSCIIGDSVRIWSDFRIHAGGYGRLVVAANGAADGEVSRSIQRIQELGNYRNLSLLEGTHRSIA